The genomic interval GTGCTCCACCGCGACCTCAAACCGGACAACGTCATGGTGCTTCCGGATGGCGAGGTGAAGCTCGTCGATTTCGGGCTCGCCTTCACATGGGCGGAGCCAGGAGACACCGAGGCCGCGACCCAGCCCACCGTCTCCATCGCCGGCACACGCGGGTACATGGCGCCGGAGGCTCTGCGAGGTGAGCCGCCCAGCCCGCGGGGAGATGTCTACGGACTGGGCATGGTGCTTCACGAATTGCTCGTGGGCCATCGCCGCTTCGACGCGACCACCGCGAGCGGAGCGGTGGAGAAACCAGGTCCCCTCGATGCGCGCCCGCCCGGCACGGAGTTGGAGTCCTCCGGAAGTGGACTTGGCGTCCGCCTGCGCGCCCTCATCCTTCGGTGCCTCGAACATGAGCCGGCACGGAGATTCGCCTCCGCCGACGCGCTTTGCGCGGAGCTCGAGCGCTTGAAGGAGGAAAGCGGCGCGGTGCCGGTCCCTCCTGGCAATCCCTATCGCGGACTCCAGGCCTTCGACGCGGAGCACCGGGCGTTCTTCTTCGGGCGCGGCACGGAGGTTCGCGCCATCCATGAGCGGCTTCGTGCCCAGGCACTGGTGCTCGTCGCGGGAGACTCGGGGGTGGGCAAGTCGTCGCTGTGCCGGGCGGGAGTCTCGCCGCTCGTCACGCAAGCGGGACTCGGGGACGGCTGTGCGTACAGCGTGCTGTCGCTCATGCCTGGACGTCGGCCCCTCACGGCGTTGGTGGCCGCGGTGGCGGGCCGGCTCGGCCTGTCCGAGGAGACACTCGCGGCCCAGGTACGACAGGAGCCTGCGGCGATGGCACGGGCCCTGCGCGCCGCGGGGTCCGCGCGGGGCACCCTGCTGTTCATCGATCAGCTCGAGGAGCTGTTCACCCAGAGCGAGCCGGACGAGGCGTCCCTCTTCACGCAGGTGCTCGGGCACCTGGCCATCCTGGCCCGGGGCGTGCGCACGCTGGCCACGGTGCGCGGGGACTCCTTCACGCGGCTGGCCGCGCTGCCGGGGCTGGAGGACGAAGTGGCGCGCGCCCTCTTCCTGGTCAAGCCGCTGGGCCCGGAAGGAACACGCGAGGCGGTGGTTGGTCCGGCGCGCATGACGGGCGTCGCGTTCGAGACAGAGGCCCTGGTGGACACGCTCGTGGCGTCCTCCGCCCGCGCCCCAGGAGGACTGCCCATCCTCCAGTTCACCCTCGCCGAGCTGTGGGAAGCCCGAGACCCGTCCACCCAGCACATCCGAGAGGCATCGCTGGAGGCGCTTGGGGGCGTGGCCGGGGCCCTGAGCCGTCACGCGGACGGGGCGATTGCGGCGCTGCCCCCCGAGGCGCGCCTGGCGGCTCGCGGCCTGCTCCTGCGGCTCATCAGTCCGGAAGGCGCTCGGGTCCGGCGGACCACTCCGGAGCTCGAAGCCGAGACCTCCGCGAATCGCATCGCGCTGGAGGCCCTGGTCCGGGCGCGGCTCGTCGTCGTCCGGCAGGACGGCGAGGCGCACGTCCACGAGGTGGCGCATGAAGCCCTGCTCGAGGGTTGGTCCACCCTGCGCGGGTGGCTCGAAGCCGCTCGCCAGGAGCGGCAGGTGCTCGAGCGGGTGCGGCTCGCCGCTGCGGGGTGGGAGCGCGCGGACCGCTCCGCCTCGGCGCTCTGGAGCCGGCGTGAGCTCGACACGGTGGCCGCGGCTGGTGAGCTCGCGCTGACGCGACAGGAATCCGTCTTCCTCAAGGCTTCGCGGCGGGCGCTCCGGCGCGCCTTCGTGCGCCGTTTGGGGCTGGCCCTGGCCCTGCCCTTCACCGCGCTGGTTGCGGGGGGCGCGGCGTGGATCAAGGGCCGCCACGCGCTGGAGCGCACGGTGCAGGAGCACCTGGATGAAGCCCGGACTTCCATCATCGAAGCCCGGACCCACCATGCCGCGGCGAAGGCCGCGCGCGAGGACGCCTTCCAGCAGTGGGACACGCGAGGGGCGCGCGCCCTCACCGGTGCTCCGCGCGTGGGAGAGGCAGGGGCGCCGGAAGAGACCTGGGCCGAGGCACGAAAGAGCGATGGACGCGCGGACGAGGCCTACCAGCGCGCCACGCAGGCGCTCGACACCGCCCTGCTGCTGGACAGCTCGCGGAGGGAGGCGCGCGGACTGCTCGCGGAGGTCCTGACCGGGCGCATGGAGTTGGCGGAGTGGTTCTTCCGCCCCGGACAGCGGCGGGAAGCCCTGCACAGGCTCGCGAGCCTCGATGACGACGGCACAGGCCGACAACGGCTCCTCGCACCACCCATCCTGGACATCACCACGGAACCACCCGGCGCGGAGGTCCTGCTCCAGCACGACACGGGCCTGCCCGGAGCGCCCAGGCTGTCCGAAAGCATCTCCCTGGGCCCGACGCCCATCGTGTCGCACGCCCTCGCCAGGGGCCCTGGGTCCTATGTCCTCACCTTCCAGGCGCCGGGCCTGACGCGCGCCGTCCTGCCGGTGGTCGTCTCCGCGGGAGAGCACCTTCGGACGCACATCCCCCTGCCCCAGACGGCCGACATCCCAGAGGACTTCGTCTACATCCCGCCGGGCCGTTTCCTCTTTGGAAGCAGTGACGACGAGGCCCTGCGGCGCGAGTTCCTCCAGGCACCTCCGCTCCGGCAGGTGACGACCGAGGGTTACCTCATCGCCAGACATGAGGTGACGTTCGCCGAGTGGCTCGTGTTCCTGGATGCGCTGCCACCCGAAGAGCGGAGGCGACGGACGCCCGGCGTGCGGTCGACGGCCGGCGCACTGGCGCTCACCCGAGAGAAGACGGGCTGGCGGCTCATGCTCCAGCCGACGCAGCATCCCCTCTACGCGAACAGCGGCGAGCCCATCCGCTACCCGGGCCGCGCCCACAGGGCCGTGCAGGACTGGTCGCGCTTTCCCATCTCGGCCATCTCGCTGGAGGACGCGCGGGCGTACCTCGCATGGCTGGATTCCTCCGGGCGCATTCGAGGAGCCCGGCTGTGCACCGAATACGAGTGGGAGCGCGCGGCGCGTGGCGCGGACGCTCGCCTGTTTCCCATGGGCGATGTGCTCGGGCCGGACGACGCGAACTTCGATGAGACGTATGGCCGACAGCCGCTGGGGTTCGGTCCAGACGAGGTGGGGGCGCACCCCGCGTCCGCCAGCCCCTTCGGGGTGATGGACCTGGCCGGCAACGTCATCGAATGGGTTCGGTCGGTCCGAGAGCCCGAAGAGGCCGTGGCCCGCGGCGGGTCCTGGTACTACGACCGGATCTCCAACCGCTCCAACTCGCGAATGCCCAACGAGCCGTGGTTGAGGGACATCCGCATCGGCCTGCGCGTCTGCGCGCCCGCTCCGGCACCCCATCACGCGCCCTGACGAGACTGAAGCCGCCCGTGTCCGGACATGTCCGGACATGTCCATGACCGGCGCGCAAGCGACGGCGCCACGGCCATCACCCTGTCAGCGCGGATTGGCATGACGCGTGCTCGAGGGGACGCCCGAGCCGTTGTCACACCCAAACCTGTCACCGCACCGGAGAGAAACCCATGCTGTTTGCCATGGACGTGTCGCCAGAGATGACGTTCCCGAAAGATGAAAGCGCATACAGCGCCAAGGTGGACGCACCGGCGCGAGGTGAAGACACTCCCAAAGGCTTCGAGACGAGGGCCATGAAGCCACCCGACGCCGGCACGACCTACAC from Myxococcus stipitatus carries:
- a CDS encoding protein kinase domain-containing protein, whose translation is MSTSTPEGWEPPPAFDEYRLIRLLGQGGMGRVYLAEDTALQRRVAIKFIGAEQSGPGQRDRLFAEARALARLRHPNVVAVYRVSEVGAHPYLVQEFLPGVSLRGLSTPLPPERVLAIALGLGRGLAAAHRAHVLHRDLKPDNVMVLPDGEVKLVDFGLAFTWAEPGDTEAATQPTVSIAGTRGYMAPEALRGEPPSPRGDVYGLGMVLHELLVGHRRFDATTASGAVEKPGPLDARPPGTELESSGSGLGVRLRALILRCLEHEPARRFASADALCAELERLKEESGAVPVPPGNPYRGLQAFDAEHRAFFFGRGTEVRAIHERLRAQALVLVAGDSGVGKSSLCRAGVSPLVTQAGLGDGCAYSVLSLMPGRRPLTALVAAVAGRLGLSEETLAAQVRQEPAAMARALRAAGSARGTLLFIDQLEELFTQSEPDEASLFTQVLGHLAILARGVRTLATVRGDSFTRLAALPGLEDEVARALFLVKPLGPEGTREAVVGPARMTGVAFETEALVDTLVASSARAPGGLPILQFTLAELWEARDPSTQHIREASLEALGGVAGALSRHADGAIAALPPEARLAARGLLLRLISPEGARVRRTTPELEAETSANRIALEALVRARLVVVRQDGEAHVHEVAHEALLEGWSTLRGWLEAARQERQVLERVRLAAAGWERADRSASALWSRRELDTVAAAGELALTRQESVFLKASRRALRRAFVRRLGLALALPFTALVAGGAAWIKGRHALERTVQEHLDEARTSIIEARTHHAAAKAAREDAFQQWDTRGARALTGAPRVGEAGAPEETWAEARKSDGRADEAYQRATQALDTALLLDSSRREARGLLAEVLTGRMELAEWFFRPGQRREALHRLASLDDDGTGRQRLLAPPILDITTEPPGAEVLLQHDTGLPGAPRLSESISLGPTPIVSHALARGPGSYVLTFQAPGLTRAVLPVVVSAGEHLRTHIPLPQTADIPEDFVYIPPGRFLFGSSDDEALRREFLQAPPLRQVTTEGYLIARHEVTFAEWLVFLDALPPEERRRRTPGVRSTAGALALTREKTGWRLMLQPTQHPLYANSGEPIRYPGRAHRAVQDWSRFPISAISLEDARAYLAWLDSSGRIRGARLCTEYEWERAARGADARLFPMGDVLGPDDANFDETYGRQPLGFGPDEVGAHPASASPFGVMDLAGNVIEWVRSVREPEEAVARGGSWYYDRISNRSNSRMPNEPWLRDIRIGLRVCAPAPAPHHAP